A region from the Janthinobacterium agaricidamnosum genome encodes:
- the hutH gene encoding histidine ammonia-lyase, producing the protein MTQHAKSWTLKPGAMTLGDLRAVWAAPAKLILAAEAYPVIEASAAAVQAIVAKGDAAYGINTGFGLLAKTRIPDEKLEQLQRNLILSHSVGTGELLSDAVVRLIMLMKIGSLARGFSGVRPLIVDTLIALYNAGIMPAIPAKGSVGASGDLAPLSHMTLAMLGVGEVRVNGELMAAPDALAQAGIAPVVLAAKEGLALINGTQVSNALALHGLFMAERLLEAAMVTGALSLDAAKGSDAPFDARVHAVRGQPGQILAAQMYRQLVANSAIRASHLEGDERVQDPYSLRCQPQVMGACLDLIGNVGRTLLIEANAVTDNPLIFQDGPNGQAEIVSGGNFHAEPVAFAADTLALAIAEIGALAERRIALLIDATLSGLPPFLVRDPGVNSGFMIAHVTAAALASENKSLAHPASVDSLPTSANQEDHVSMATFAGRRLDDMAHNTAVIVGIELLAAAQGIDFHRPLKTSPHLEHVHHQLRQKVPFFDADRFFAPDIEAAKQMVLQGELSSTCKNLFAPLYA; encoded by the coding sequence ATGACACAGCATGCAAAAAGTTGGACCCTGAAACCGGGCGCGATGACCCTGGGCGACCTGCGCGCCGTCTGGGCCGCGCCCGCCAAACTGATCCTCGCCGCCGAGGCCTATCCCGTCATCGAGGCATCGGCGGCCGCCGTGCAAGCCATCGTCGCCAAGGGCGATGCGGCCTACGGCATCAACACGGGCTTCGGCCTGCTCGCCAAGACGCGCATCCCCGATGAAAAGCTCGAGCAATTGCAGCGCAACCTGATCCTGTCGCACTCCGTCGGCACGGGAGAGCTGCTGTCGGACGCCGTCGTGCGCCTGATCATGCTGATGAAGATCGGCAGCCTGGCGCGCGGCTTTTCCGGCGTGCGCCCGCTGATCGTCGATACCTTGATCGCTCTGTACAACGCGGGCATCATGCCGGCCATTCCCGCCAAGGGCTCCGTCGGTGCCTCGGGCGACCTGGCACCGCTGTCGCACATGACCCTGGCCATGCTGGGCGTGGGCGAGGTGCGCGTCAACGGCGAATTGATGGCGGCGCCCGATGCCTTGGCGCAGGCGGGCATCGCGCCCGTCGTGCTGGCGGCGAAAGAAGGCCTGGCCCTGATCAACGGCACGCAAGTGTCGAACGCGCTGGCGCTGCATGGCCTGTTCATGGCCGAGCGCCTGCTGGAAGCGGCCATGGTCACGGGCGCGCTGTCGCTCGATGCGGCCAAGGGCAGCGATGCGCCGTTCGACGCGCGCGTGCACGCCGTGCGGGGACAGCCGGGGCAGATACTGGCCGCGCAGATGTACCGCCAGCTGGTAGCCAACAGCGCGATCCGCGCTTCGCACCTGGAAGGCGACGAGCGCGTGCAGGACCCGTACAGCCTGCGCTGCCAGCCGCAAGTCATGGGCGCTTGCCTCGATCTGATCGGCAACGTGGGCCGTACCCTGCTGATCGAAGCCAATGCCGTCACGGACAATCCGCTGATCTTCCAGGATGGCCCCAACGGGCAGGCGGAAATCGTCTCGGGCGGGAACTTCCATGCCGAGCCGGTGGCCTTTGCCGCCGACACCCTGGCGCTGGCGATCGCCGAAATCGGCGCGCTGGCCGAGCGCCGCATCGCGCTGCTGATCGACGCCACGTTGTCCGGCCTGCCACCGTTTCTCGTGCGCGACCCGGGCGTCAATTCCGGCTTCATGATCGCCCACGTGACGGCGGCCGCGCTGGCGTCGGAAAACAAGTCGCTCGCCCATCCAGCCAGCGTCGACAGCCTGCCCACGTCCGCGAACCAGGAAGACCACGTGAGCATGGCCACGTTCGCCGGGCGCCGCCTGGACGACATGGCGCACAACACGGCCGTCATCGTCGGCATCGAGCTGCTGGCCGCCGCGCAGGGCATCGATTTCCACCGTCCGCTGAAAACCTCGCCGCACCTGGAACACGTGCACCACCAGCTGCGCCAGAAGGTGCCGTTCTTCGACGCCGACCGCTTCTTTGCGCCCGACATCGAGGCGGCCAAGCAGATGGTGCTGCAGGGCGAATTGAGCAGCACCTGCAAGAATTTGTTCGCCCCGCTGTACGCTTGA
- the hutU gene encoding urocanate hydratase has translation MNSTMDTDPRFDASRTIRAPRGTVMACKSWQAEAAYRMLQNNLDPEVAENPQHLVVYGGIGRAARNWACFDQILASLRELEDDQTLLIQSGKPVGVFQTHADAPRVLIANSNLVPKWANWEHFNELDRQGLFMYGQMTAGSWIYIGTQGIVQGTYETFAEAGRQHFGGDWGGRWILTAGLGGMGGAQPLAATMAGAVSLNIECQQSSIDFRLRTRYLDKQAASLDEALALVKYHTERKEAISIGLLGNAAEVLPELVRRAKAGGLVPDLVTDQTSAHDLVNGYLPRGWSVSDWKAAQQDPQRHARLTVAAADSCAAHVQAMLDFHAMGVHTVDYGNNIRQVAFDQGVQNAFDFPGFVPAYIRPQFCEGRGPFRWVALSGDPEDIYKTDAKIKELFPHHKQVHHWLDMARERIAFQGLPARICWLGLGERHIAGLAFNEMVRTGELKAPIVIGRDHLDTGSVASPNRETESMKDGTDAVSDWPLLNAMLNTAGGATWVSLHHGGGVGMGYSQHAGMVIVADGTDSAAKRLARVLVNDSGSGVMRHADAGYETAAACAKRNGLILPMLP, from the coding sequence ATGAACAGCACAATGGACACCGATCCACGCTTTGATGCCAGCCGTACCATCCGCGCGCCGCGCGGCACGGTCATGGCTTGCAAGAGTTGGCAGGCCGAGGCGGCCTACCGCATGTTGCAAAACAACCTGGACCCGGAAGTGGCGGAAAATCCGCAGCACCTGGTCGTCTACGGCGGCATCGGCCGCGCCGCCCGCAACTGGGCCTGTTTCGACCAGATCCTCGCCTCGCTGCGTGAACTGGAAGACGACCAGACCCTCCTGATCCAGTCCGGCAAGCCGGTGGGCGTGTTCCAGACCCACGCGGACGCGCCGCGCGTGCTGATCGCCAATTCCAACCTGGTGCCGAAATGGGCCAATTGGGAACACTTCAACGAACTCGATCGGCAAGGCCTGTTCATGTACGGCCAGATGACGGCCGGCAGCTGGATTTACATCGGCACGCAGGGCATCGTGCAGGGCACGTATGAAACCTTCGCCGAGGCGGGCCGCCAGCATTTCGGCGGCGACTGGGGCGGGCGCTGGATCTTGACGGCGGGCCTGGGCGGCATGGGCGGCGCGCAGCCGCTGGCCGCCACCATGGCGGGCGCCGTCTCGCTCAATATCGAATGCCAGCAAAGCAGCATCGACTTCCGCCTGCGCACGCGCTACCTGGACAAGCAGGCGGCGAGCCTGGACGAAGCTTTGGCGCTAGTGAAATATCACACCGAACGCAAGGAAGCCATTTCGATTGGCCTCCTGGGCAACGCGGCCGAAGTGCTGCCGGAATTGGTGCGCCGCGCCAAGGCGGGCGGCCTGGTGCCGGACCTGGTGACGGACCAGACGTCCGCGCACGACCTGGTCAACGGCTACCTGCCGCGCGGCTGGAGCGTGTCGGACTGGAAGGCGGCGCAGCAGGACCCGCAGCGCCACGCGCGCCTGACGGTGGCCGCTGCCGATTCCTGCGCCGCCCACGTGCAGGCCATGCTCGATTTCCACGCCATGGGCGTGCACACTGTCGATTACGGCAACAACATCCGCCAGGTGGCGTTTGATCAGGGCGTGCAGAACGCCTTCGACTTCCCCGGTTTCGTGCCCGCGTATATCCGCCCGCAGTTCTGCGAAGGACGTGGCCCGTTCCGCTGGGTGGCCCTGTCGGGCGACCCGGAAGACATCTATAAAACGGATGCGAAGATCAAGGAGCTGTTCCCGCACCACAAGCAGGTGCACCACTGGCTGGACATGGCGCGCGAGCGCATCGCCTTCCAGGGCCTGCCGGCGCGCATCTGCTGGCTGGGACTGGGCGAGCGCCACATCGCCGGCCTGGCCTTCAACGAGATGGTGCGCACGGGCGAACTGAAAGCGCCCATCGTCATCGGCCGCGACCACCTGGACACGGGTTCCGTCGCCAGCCCGAACCGCGAGACGGAAAGCATGAAGGACGGCACGGACGCCGTCTCCGACTGGCCGCTGCTGAACGCCATGCTGAACACGGCCGGCGGCGCCACCTGGGTCTCGCTGCACCATGGCGGCGGCGTGGGAATGGGGTATTCTCAGCATGCGGGCATGGTCATCGTGGCCGACGGCACGGACAGCGCGGCGAAACGCCTGGCCCGGGTGCTGGTCAACGACAGCGGCTCGGGCGTCATGCGCCATGCCGATGCCGGTTATGAAACCGCGGCCGCCTGCGCCAAGCGCAACGGCCTGATTCTTCCAATGCTTCCTTGA